The Melanotaenia boesemani isolate fMelBoe1 chromosome 12, fMelBoe1.pri, whole genome shotgun sequence genome contains the following window.
CGAgaggtataaaaacaaaaactcaagtTAGGAATCTTGGTGTCGTAATTGATTCAGACCTGAACTTCACCAGTGACATCCAGTCCAAACCAAATCAgctttttatcatcttaaacaAATAGCAAGACTCAGAGGTCTCATGTTCAGACAGGATTTAGAGAAACTTATTCATGctttcatctccagtagactggtcTTTTGTAACAGTCTTTTGTCTGGACTTCCCAAAAAGACTGTTAGACAATTTCAGCTCATTCAGAATGCTGCTGCCAGAGTTTTTACAAGAACCAGGAGAACAGAACACATCACTCCTGTTcttaaatctttacactggctacCAGTTACCTACAGAATCCATTTTAAAGTGCTACTGCTAGTCTATAAATCACGAAGTGGTATGGGGCCAAATTACATGTCTGATCTTGAAGTATACAACCCCAGCAGGGCTCTGATATCCTTAGGAATCAGTCAGCTGGTAGTACCCCGGGTCAGAACAAAACAAGgtgaagctgctttcagctACTATGCAGCACACAGATGGAACCAGCTTCCTGATAACCTTAAATGTGCCACAATTCTAACCACCGTTAAATCTCAGCTGATAACTCTGCTTTCCTGTGCCTTTTGATTGGTTTCACCTTGTGCGCTGtattccttttattttctttttatcgtatgtattttctctcttttattttttattttattcttgtttttcttgtttctgtaaagccctttgaattgCCTTAGAGCATGAAATGTGACAtagaaaaaaagttgctttgttttgcttttacagCATACATGCAGttaaagtttaacttttaaaataaaacactgtactttgaattaaattaatatttgtacAAGTTTCCATGaaccatctttatttttctccaagaaTCTTTACTGGAGAGTTTATTGTAAGCAGATTTCCTGTatggttttaatttaattttaagtgTCATTAAACATGTTCCTGTTGAAGTTACAGTTTTATAATTTGCATTTGTTCCCATACTGTACCGAAAAAGAACCAAACTGTGATTTTGGCGTACCGTTACACCCCTAATGAATAACAATAAGTTATTTTGGAATCTTttggaaaaaacaaattatCTCAGAGCACATGAGGAAAACAGTCTATAAACAACGTCTTACATGTTTACATCTACTGAAGTTGTTAACATGGTAACAACTCTTCATGGGAGAGGCATTGAGATCCATAGAGGGTAAAGAGACCTCTTTAAATAGCTGGTCTGCCTCAAAAAGTTTTCAATGTGAAGATCAAGACAAGGTACAGATGTCTGCACATGATTCAAAGAGAGCATCATAAgagcactttttcttttctcatgtattCTGTCTGATTATGTTGTATTTGTTGTGAGTCTTGCATactaaaatgaatgtatcataTATAAGTCTTAGTGGTCATGTGGAAGTGGAAAAATACagatatctttattttgttattacttCCATAGTTTATTCTTTGATAATCTGCAGCAATTGTACTATTGTAGGTTTGATTGTGGTTCACAAAAAGCTTCATGAGcctatgtacatttttattgcagCTTTGTTAATCAACTCTCTTCTTTTCAGCACTAATATTTTCCCAAAGCTTATGATTGACTTTTTATCTAATGAACAGATCATATCCTATCAAGCTTGTCTTTTccagtgttttacattttactctttAAGCTGTTCAGAGTTTTTACTGCTGGCAGCCATGTCATATGACAGATATGTGTCTATATGTAAACCTCTGCAATATCCGACTATCAtgacaggtaaaaaaataagTATGTTCCTGGTTTTGGCCTGGCTTTTGCCTGCTTGTCAAATTGCTGTGCATGTTGTAAAATATTCTAATTTCAAACTCtgcagttttactttaaaagtaattttttgcAACAATACAATCAACAACCTTTTCTGTGAGATTTCAAGGCCTCTGATGATGTATGGGCTAGTTGTTATGTTCAATGTTGCCATTTGTCCTATGTTTTTCATCTTATTCACATATGTAAAGATACTTATAATAACATGTCAAAGCTGTGGAGAAGTCAGGAGAAAGGCAGCACAGacctgtttgcctcacctgctggtTTTAATCAACTattcttgtttatttacttatgaTATGGTCATTGTCAGAGTGGAAGCGGATCTTCCAAAGACAGCATGTTTCATATTGACATTGCAAATAATAACATATAATCCTCTTTTCAATCCAATCATATATGgacttaaaatgaaagaaattaatgaacacatcaaaaatatatttctgtcaAAGTAAACTAATGTAGTCATTTACATCCTTTAATTGTCAAGATAGTAAATAGATGTGAGATGATGTCATAATCATATAGTTCCTTTAGGTACAGGAATACCAAACCGTTAAATGTACTTCTCTGATCCATcttctaaagaaaagaaaacacatatttattattaatagcTTTGTCTCTGATaagttttttgttgtatttgtttatttatttcttaattttacaGCTGTAATGAGTGAGGGACTGTCTCTTTTTTACTGTACATGTGGACAAGTCATCAATGAACTGAAATAATAGAATAAGAAAGAGACATCATAATAAgtcatattaaatgttttttttaatctacttaGTCATAAGGGAAGACAATTAACGAGGAGACAGTAGAAGTGGCTGTTTGGGaggttttttatatttcatacagGAACCTTCCTGTTGCCATTATTTTATATTGcaggttttatatttatagtttATGACCTGATTGTGAAGCAGCTGAgaaaaatgttgtgtttgtagtttcaaagtcagtttttgttatttgcttATACGCTAAAACTTTAATACTTTGTGATGCAAAATAACATCTGCTAATATATTGTCAAGTTTTTAACTGATGACTTTAGCATAGaaatttttccacatttcaacCTGGAAGCATTTTTAATCTGTCAATTAATATTGTATTTACCCCGGTGGGTTTTTAAGGCAGCAACATGGACCTTCTGGTATTTCACAATATCATTTCCTTGATCTTCTTACTGAGTACATTTTATCCCCACAAAGTTTTAACTGTATAAACTGGTTTGTAGTGAACTTGTAAAGTAACATTTACACCACTTTCCAAAACAACTTTTGCAAAACAAGCTGTACAAACGACatttttcatgtgtgtaaatatcttttccaaacacaataaagacataaaatagtTTTGTTGCTATGTGTCGTTAATAAAGGAGCAAATATAAGCTTTTCCTTCTCTCACATTTAAAGAATATCAGTCACTATGTTGTCCCAACAAGTGATTAAGGTATTTGTCAgtataaaatgtgatttaaatttctgtttcaCTATTTTTTACAACAATCTATTTCCATGTGTTGGTATAGCAAGCGGCCCTTATAGGAAGCCCcgtctccctgacccactttctcatctacctgctgaacaaAAGGACACTGGAGCCCACACGGTGTTAAAATataacagtgtaaaaaaaacacctgtttattgcacacacacaatatagAAATAACATCTCATACACGTTTTATGATTTCCATTTGGagataacatttttaaaattttattattgatgaaATCATGACGATGTCATGACTAAATGACTTATCGTTTTTTGAAAGGCCTCACTCAGAGTCGGTTTTGCCACTAAGCAGACTAAGAGACCACTTAGGGCCCCGCACCACTAGGGGGTCCACTACAGAAGAAGGTTGTTTCAGTGAGTGGTTTATGGGCTTCGTTATGAAGAGGAATTATTCATCTGgggtggaaaaaagaagaagaaggaaaaaaaagaaggctgaAGAACTGTCCCATAAAATATGGAATTGTTCCTTATTTGACAATTAAACAACTCCTCCCAATATTTTATTGGTTCAATAGGGACGGTCTGTATTGAATGCAAATTGTTCATCTTCACCCCTCCACCATCTCCTGAGACTGATCCGGTGTGGGACATCATGTCATGACTGATCCATgaattttgaattttttaaagttgaatgaatgatcatttatttagtcagaaactaaataaactacTAGTTTAGAAACTAAATACTTTAGTCAGAAAAAGTCTGACTAATGGattaacagttaataaataaatgttcagagaaaaggtttatttttaaaatataacttaactttaactttaaaagttacattaagttctcaatgcatttagtttatattttaataagtCATTGTCACACactccacacaaacagatctGCTTTAGTTACTAGTGCTACTACATGATACATTATACAGTATCTCTTTAACTAAGTTAAGTGATTGTGCAATAACTAAGTTGTGTGCATATGGTATTTTGTTGTATATTTTCCTCTTGTATGTGAAATAGGGATGCATGTTATTACAGCTTCATGGAGCCTAATTAACAGCACTTTATATGAAATAATGTTGCACAATAAAGTGTCCTAGAGTGTTTTGAATAAGTTAACATACAATATACCAAAAAGCAgttggatccattttatttgaatccggtgtgttggagcaggaaaaaacCTGCAGATTCTGGCCCTTGACGAAGAGTTTGAAACCCCAGGACAGAATTTGacaggaagagcagtcgtcttccaGCCgacttctgctgtgaagttggcctttttaagatgggagtctatggggatttgctttgttttggagccagcccctagcagatGAAGGGTGAACTGCaatgttttgcacttctgcataggcttcataTTTCACCGccagaggttgctgcttggttaTCAGTCAGAAAAGGGAGTGTAGGAAAGCTGAACGTAAATGGAGAAAAAGTAATCTTCTGATTCATATGAGCTTTTCAGAGAAAGGCTTCGCATTTACAACTCGGAATTAAATAAGGTCAGACTTTTCCTCAAAAGTCATGAACAGCAAAATCAACAATTTTCGTGTTCTGTTTGCAACTGTTGAGAAGACACAATTAGCCCCTGAATTCCTATCTTAAAGTAAGTATAACGAGTTTGCAtccttttttaatgaaaaaatctAAAGCATCAGACTGACTGTTTATTCTTCCATGTCAAATAATGTAACCAGACCTCCGTTGCTGCCATACAGACACAATCTGGCTAGAATGTCAACGCTCAGTGGTATCAGTCCTAAACCACTGGAAGACATAGTTATGTCTTTAAGTTCATCTACATGCTGTCTGGACACCCTGCCAACCAGCTTCTTCAAAAAGGTTCTCAGTTGATTGAAAATTAATGTGCTGAATATTATTAACAGTTTGGTGCtatctgggattttttttaagtccctTCTAAAGAAAAGCAATCTGGATCCTTCGTATTAAATAAGTACAGGCCAGTCTctaattttccttttattgggaaaatgattgaaaaagcAGTCTCAATTCAGCTGAGcaactttttaaacataaactgCCTTCTAGATACATTTCAGTCAGGCTTTAGACAAAATCACAGCACGGAGACTGCATTGACAAAGGTAATAAATGCCATTCGTGTCAGTCAGCGTTGTTTTCGGCAACGATGACGATGATAAATTTATTTCCTTgacaaatctttttttcatgacgataacaAGATG
Protein-coding sequences here:
- the LOC121650592 gene encoding olfactory receptor 11A1-like; amino-acid sequence: MGEALRSIEVLHTKMNVSYISLSGHVEVEKYRYLYFVITSIVYSLIICSNCTIVGLIVVHKKLHEPMYIFIAALLINSLLFSTNIFPKLMIDFLSNEQIISYQACLFQCFTFYSLSCSEFLLLAAMSYDRYVSICKPLQYPTIMTGKKISMFLVLAWLLPACQIAVHVVKYSNFKLCSFTLKVIFCNNTINNLFCEISRPLMMYGLVVMFNVAICPMFFILFTYVKILIITCQSCGEVRRKAAQTCLPHLLVLINYSCLFTYDMVIVRVEADLPKTACFILTLQIITYNPLFNPIIYGLKMKEINEHIKNIFLSK